In Calothrix sp. PCC 7507, one DNA window encodes the following:
- a CDS encoding C1 family peptidase, producing the protein MKNKGTGWIPDYPDINDFTLQSEALQNLTNRIQSQKETGSIENLARKISEALGILAKTGNVDADKQKFSELQNGLEQEILGENSQFVTVKLHNVFQVGMADSEVLLIKNYLQRILWTWKFNSSDNIYEIMDITKLKDATFDVETSKMINQVLNTQQRLQNTIDDQHGSIDKDDMEAIKELADLSIIIDSPSFLKDLPDRWQKWSDPRGKNPRGETEIFTKRSFQHFQSGQIKLIIHLFELLKKLQCETFDFIDILDIAKIQKSKKNIEDTIQYLKDHKGDIVNGLLCVTRNGGRWIKDYHGNAIALTEITKKYDPLIGVSDAKNEEWINNSEAELNSILEKINGLESVLSLENEVKQTINKIAGKIYDEKNIPETEEIEEYDAPTTIAAAIKKGIEEKISEWQKFMKAVYQIVPPQIPPQSLKERIEPVPSPSHDKLIELCQKNLMNEESSGTEIENQIRPLIDAIIKLIAQVLMPLAKYGNLNQAVEQVIKRLHSVIGGDNNPENQKTRELMRETIEEYNFRLIRDFNLIENPDFLKFMLGVILQQLDEIHDKNQSSQSIEEQTEETKKAKKAKFKEYLQQVLQSIGNTYPLIYCLVKKISEYNDDQLNDLRKFVRFKKTLLEIQEIKQITSIDASNNSCQYTESNLQLPIHFKLRNQFRKLQEDNCQKNPPESKSQRVFFSLPEFVDLSYWCSPIEDQGSINSCTAHAGIALMEYAEKKSSGNYTDASPLFLYKVTRNLMQAEGDSGASVRDTMKAMVAFGVCPENYWSYDEAKFDEQPTPFCYSFAENYKTLKYFRLDYGSISRYTLLSQVKVLLAAELPCIFGFTLYKSVYDEANTVKGHIPLPNKQDRVIGGHTVVAVGYHDRKPVENADGIKSEGALLIRNSWGTRWGQGGYGWLPYDYIVKGLTADWWSLLKAEWLASGRFGAGASAWNADKGGTPGDTGDD; encoded by the coding sequence ATGAAAAATAAAGGTACAGGCTGGATTCCAGATTATCCCGATATCAATGACTTTACATTGCAAAGTGAAGCACTGCAAAATTTAACAAATAGAATTCAAAGTCAAAAAGAAACAGGTTCTATTGAAAACCTTGCCAGAAAGATTTCGGAAGCTTTAGGCATTCTAGCAAAAACAGGAAATGTAGATGCAGACAAGCAAAAATTTAGTGAATTGCAAAATGGTTTAGAACAAGAAATTTTAGGAGAAAATAGCCAATTTGTCACCGTGAAACTACATAACGTTTTCCAAGTAGGCATGGCAGACTCAGAAGTTCTACTAATCAAGAATTACTTGCAACGGATTCTTTGGACGTGGAAATTTAATAGCTCAGATAATATCTACGAGATTATGGATATCACGAAGCTAAAAGATGCTACGTTTGATGTTGAAACCAGCAAGATGATCAATCAAGTACTCAATACTCAACAGCGGTTGCAAAATACCATAGATGATCAACATGGTTCAATCGATAAAGATGATATGGAAGCTATCAAAGAATTAGCTGATTTATCAATCATTATCGATTCGCCCTCCTTTCTTAAGGATCTTCCTGATAGATGGCAAAAATGGAGCGATCCTCGAGGAAAAAATCCTCGAGGAGAAACAGAGATATTCACAAAACGTAGCTTTCAACACTTTCAGAGTGGTCAAATAAAATTAATCATTCATCTATTCGAGTTATTAAAGAAATTACAATGTGAGACTTTTGATTTCATAGATATTTTGGATATAGCAAAAATACAAAAAAGTAAAAAAAATATCGAAGACACTATTCAATATCTCAAAGATCATAAGGGTGATATTGTTAATGGTCTTTTGTGTGTCACCAGAAATGGAGGCCGGTGGATTAAAGATTATCATGGTAATGCGATCGCCTTAACTGAAATTACTAAAAAATACGACCCATTGATTGGTGTATCTGATGCTAAGAACGAAGAATGGATAAACAACTCGGAGGCAGAACTAAATAGTATTTTAGAAAAAATCAATGGCTTAGAATCAGTTTTATCTCTAGAAAACGAAGTTAAGCAAACAATAAATAAAATTGCTGGAAAAATATATGATGAGAAAAATATTCCGGAAACCGAAGAAATAGAAGAATATGACGCACCAACTACAATAGCAGCAGCAATTAAGAAAGGTATTGAAGAAAAGATTTCTGAATGGCAAAAGTTTATGAAAGCGGTATATCAAATTGTACCGCCGCAAATACCGCCCCAATCATTAAAAGAAAGAATCGAACCTGTACCGTCACCAAGTCATGATAAATTAATTGAACTTTGTCAGAAAAATTTGATGAATGAAGAATCATCAGGAACAGAAATAGAAAATCAAATTCGCCCATTGATTGATGCAATTATTAAGTTAATTGCACAGGTTTTGATGCCTTTAGCTAAATATGGAAACTTGAATCAAGCAGTAGAGCAAGTAATTAAAAGACTGCACTCTGTAATTGGAGGAGATAATAATCCAGAAAATCAAAAAACAAGAGAATTAATGCGAGAAACTATTGAAGAATATAATTTTCGCTTAATCAGAGATTTTAATCTTATAGAAAATCCTGATTTTTTAAAATTCATGTTAGGGGTGATACTTCAACAGTTGGACGAAATTCACGATAAAAACCAAAGCAGTCAATCTATTGAAGAACAAACAGAAGAAACCAAAAAAGCTAAAAAAGCTAAATTTAAAGAATATTTACAACAAGTTTTGCAGAGCATTGGAAATACATATCCTTTAATATATTGCTTGGTGAAAAAAATAAGTGAATATAATGACGATCAACTGAATGATTTAAGAAAGTTTGTTCGATTTAAAAAAACCTTGTTGGAAATTCAAGAGATTAAGCAGATAACGTCAATTGATGCGAGTAATAACTCGTGTCAGTATACAGAGAGTAATTTGCAGTTACCGATTCATTTTAAACTGCGTAATCAGTTCAGGAAATTACAGGAAGATAACTGTCAGAAAAATCCGCCGGAATCAAAATCTCAAAGAGTATTTTTCTCGTTACCTGAATTTGTTGATCTCAGTTATTGGTGTTCTCCAATTGAAGATCAGGGAAGCATTAACTCTTGTACAGCCCATGCTGGTATTGCTTTAATGGAATATGCTGAGAAAAAAAGTTCGGGTAACTATACTGATGCTTCACCTTTGTTTCTCTACAAAGTTACACGCAATTTAATGCAAGCCGAAGGTGATTCCGGAGCCTCTGTACGCGATACAATGAAAGCAATGGTAGCATTTGGTGTTTGTCCAGAAAATTACTGGAGTTATGACGAAGCTAAATTTGATGAACAACCAACGCCTTTTTGCTATTCCTTTGCTGAGAACTATAAAACTCTCAAATATTTTCGCCTAGATTATGGTAGTATTTCTCGATACACACTGCTTTCGCAAGTAAAAGTGCTACTGGCTGCTGAACTTCCCTGTATATTTGGCTTCACGCTCTACAAATCTGTCTATGATGAAGCTAACACGGTAAAAGGGCATATCCCTCTACCTAATAAACAAGACCGAGTGATTGGCGGTCATACAGTAGTTGCAGTAGGCTATCATGACCGCAAGCCAGTCGAAAATGCAGACGGAATTAAGTCAGAAGGTGCATTGCTAATTCGCAATTCTTGGGGAACGCGTTGGGGTCAAGGTGGCTATGGCTGGCTCCCATACGATTATATCGTCAAAGGGTTGACAGCAGATTGGTGGTCGTTGTTGAAAGCAGAATGGCTGGCTAGCGGACGTTTTGGCGCAGGGGCTAGTGCTTGGAATGCAGATAAGGGAGGAACGCCTGGTGATACAGGAGACGATTAA
- a CDS encoding bifunctional serine/threonine-protein kinase/formylglycine-generating enzyme family protein, with product MLTPGTILRNHYKILYVLGSGGFGDTYLAVDLDLPDQPKRVVKHLKPNSDPRVLQIVRRLFDSEAQVLYRLGNDSDQIPKLFAHFEEQGEFYLVQEFVDGEDLSKEIIVGKKLTETEVTKLLQEILEVLAVVHKKNIIHRDIKPQNIMRRRQDSKIVLIDFGAVKEVNTMMLNTEGQTSVSVTIGTVGYMPSEQATGQPKLCSDVYAVGMLGIHALTGIQPHQLPKDSTDGEVIWRNGANVSEQLAMVLNKMVTYHFRDRYFSAEEVLQALQPPKPQRRQPPPPPIPTPTPTPTKIIFPNWSRRRVIQTVGFASAGLGLAIVVPRLWPSISGGSSKPSPVSSNSLKTFPFETVTVNAQGTITNRRQLEAKRFIEDLGNGVTLEMVQIPGGTFTMGSPDGEEKREKDESPPRQVTVPGFFMGKYEVTQAQYQAIMGTNPSNFKGEKKPVEKVSWDDAVEFCKKLSQKTGRTYRLPSEAEWEYACRAGTTTPFYFGATITTDLVNYNGTFTYASAPKGQYRNETTPVGTFPANAFGLYDMHGNVWEWCQDHYHDNYNGVPTNGKAWINDNDNQSARLLRGGSWNFDPGYCRGGNRGWNSPDARDDYFGFRVVLVLA from the coding sequence ATGCTCACGCCTGGTACCATCCTCCGCAACCACTATAAAATCCTCTATGTCCTGGGAAGTGGCGGATTTGGTGACACTTACCTAGCAGTAGATTTAGACTTACCTGACCAGCCAAAGCGTGTAGTTAAACATCTCAAACCAAACTCCGACCCCAGAGTATTACAAATCGTTAGAAGATTATTTGATAGCGAAGCCCAAGTTTTGTATCGGTTAGGCAATGATAGCGATCAAATACCCAAACTATTTGCCCACTTTGAAGAACAAGGCGAATTTTATTTGGTTCAGGAATTTGTTGATGGGGAAGACCTCAGCAAAGAAATCATTGTTGGTAAGAAGTTAACGGAAACAGAAGTCACAAAGCTATTACAAGAAATTCTGGAAGTATTAGCAGTAGTCCACAAAAAGAATATCATCCACCGCGACATCAAACCTCAGAACATCATGCGTCGTCGTCAGGACAGCAAGATAGTCTTGATAGACTTTGGCGCAGTCAAAGAAGTTAACACCATGATGTTGAATACTGAAGGGCAAACCAGTGTTAGCGTGACGATTGGCACGGTTGGTTATATGCCCAGTGAACAAGCAACGGGACAACCAAAATTATGTAGCGATGTCTACGCAGTGGGGATGTTGGGGATTCATGCGTTAACAGGGATACAACCTCATCAACTACCAAAAGACTCCACTGACGGTGAAGTGATTTGGCGTAATGGGGCAAATGTCAGTGAGCAACTGGCTATGGTGTTAAATAAGATGGTGACTTATCACTTTCGAGACAGATATTTTTCAGCAGAAGAAGTGTTGCAAGCACTCCAGCCACCAAAACCACAACGACGACAACCACCGCCACCACCCATACCAACACCAACACCAACACCAACGAAAATAATATTCCCCAACTGGTCACGACGCAGGGTAATTCAAACAGTTGGGTTTGCGAGTGCTGGGTTGGGCTTGGCAATTGTAGTACCGCGTTTGTGGCCGTCTATTTCAGGAGGTTCTAGTAAGCCGTCTCCCGTTTCTAGCAATAGCTTAAAAACCTTTCCATTTGAAACAGTGACGGTGAATGCACAGGGAACCATCACCAACCGCCGCCAGCTTGAAGCTAAAAGATTTATAGAAGACTTGGGAAATGGTGTCACTTTGGAAATGGTGCAGATACCAGGGGGGACTTTCACAATGGGTTCACCGGATGGGGAAGAGAAAAGAGAGAAAGATGAGAGTCCACCGCGTCAGGTAACAGTTCCTGGCTTCTTCATGGGGAAATATGAAGTTACCCAAGCGCAGTATCAAGCAATTATGGGGACAAATCCTTCTAACTTTAAAGGAGAGAAAAAACCTGTAGAAAAAGTGAGTTGGGATGATGCGGTGGAATTTTGCAAGAAGTTGAGTCAGAAGACAGGACGCACCTATCGACTACCTAGCGAAGCGGAATGGGAATATGCTTGTCGTGCGGGGACGACTACGCCGTTTTATTTTGGTGCGACGATTACAACAGATTTAGTAAATTACAACGGGACTTTTACATACGCCTCTGCACCCAAAGGTCAATATCGCAATGAAACAACCCCAGTAGGAACTTTTCCCGCCAACGCTTTTGGGTTATACGATATGCATGGCAATGTTTGGGAGTGGTGTCAAGACCATTACCATGATAATTACAATGGCGTACCGACAAATGGTAAGGCGTGGATCAATGATAATGATAATCAATCTGCCCGTCTGCTGCGTGGTGGTTCTTGGAACTTCGACCCAGGGTACTGTCGCGGTGGGAACCGTGGCTGGAATTCCCCCGACGCCCGTGACGACTATTTCGGTTTTCGCGTCGTTCTTGTTCTCGCGTGA
- a CDS encoding WD40 repeat-containing protein, with amino-acid sequence MSQEFPSNQEARQKISHISMGDSNVVTLNQTQILQIAVDEIKTRQFIATSPYKGLKKFEPEDKDLFFGRDQFLTGLVNELEQTNLILLLGASGSGKSSLVRAGLIPWLSQKWGSRLVNFVFTPDVDPFESFYASLLGKYKQSEVQIAREAKADTLNQVLTRLKQPDDYWFILIDQFEELFTNSHLEKRNQFIASLVQLSKTKQHAVKIVATMRADFLDRLSPYPQLVKATDKHRPFIAEMQRDELRLAIEQPAAQRGVVFETGLVEEIITNIEGQAGYLPLLQYTLNLLWETEVNLNAISDRTLNINTYRQLGGVRGALHQRVEAIYNNFTAEQQLCVQRIFLKLVEIGGDEESGTDWKPVRKRAMRSEFSPEEAAVLTQLIDQSLLVSNYQPEADISTLEIAHEALLTSWTRLHEWIGANRQAIALRNRLNEDVLRWQNTKADDELWSGSRLEQTLELRRNEAFNSVLGGFSEAANQFINASSGRRDRQRRKTIIGLSAFSTVALALATFSTVQYQRAESRQITALRQTSEARFANNRHTFDALIDGLEASDRYQSLFLGKNPQTQADVQATLAEAVYWTRERDRLQAHEKIVQSVIFSPDGQILATASYDKTIKLWRTDGSLINTLPGHTKPVTSVKFSPNGQILASASQDGTVILWHRDGKYIRTIPAHNSTVYSVSFSPDGKTIATSSKDKTAKLWQLDGKLLQTFKGHSARVRQAIFIAQDRIITISDDTKIRLWGKNDKPIKEWTGHNNAIMSADFSPKSGILATASSDQTVKLWGKEGQPPKILPHSEPVNSVSFHPDGETIASGSFNGTVKLWRKDGTLIDTWASHEGQIPSLNFSPDGKLLATASNDKTIKLWQVNRSLLTVLVGHQGAATSPRFSPDNSQQVVSVGEDGMIRLWSLKGKLLSTWPSQQKSAYGVGFSPDGRTIATGGTDATIKLWSRDGKFQQILQGHTRSVNTVIFSRDIIASASDDGTAKLWSLDGKELHTLKGHNGRVLNVNFSPDGKTIATTGDDGTVKLWRLDGTEIRTIPAHKNSVWSVGFSPDGKTIATASSDKTIKIWSLAGNLIKTLNEHNASVLDVSFSPDGKKIATASSDKTIKIWQPDGKLITTLMGHKSEVNAVSFSRDSKLLASSSADGIVLLWDVSDMSFTGFIAKGCNQIHDYLKSHHSCK; translated from the coding sequence ATGAGCCAGGAATTTCCTAGTAATCAAGAAGCTAGGCAAAAAATTAGTCATATCTCAATGGGTGACAGCAACGTTGTTACTCTCAATCAGACTCAAATTCTGCAAATCGCAGTTGATGAGATTAAAACCCGTCAATTTATAGCAACTTCTCCCTACAAAGGTTTAAAGAAATTTGAACCAGAAGACAAAGACCTATTTTTTGGACGGGATCAATTTCTCACGGGTTTGGTAAATGAACTAGAACAAACTAACCTAATTTTGCTATTAGGGGCTAGTGGTAGTGGCAAGTCATCTTTAGTCAGAGCAGGTTTAATTCCTTGGTTGTCTCAAAAATGGGGTTCACGGTTAGTAAACTTTGTGTTTACTCCAGATGTCGATCCATTTGAGTCTTTTTATGCGAGCCTACTGGGTAAATACAAACAAAGCGAAGTCCAAATTGCCCGTGAAGCCAAAGCTGATACTCTTAATCAGGTGCTAACGAGATTAAAGCAGCCTGATGATTATTGGTTTATTTTGATTGACCAATTTGAGGAGTTATTTACTAATAGTCATTTAGAAAAGCGCAACCAATTTATCGCCAGTTTGGTGCAACTAAGCAAAACTAAGCAACATGCTGTCAAAATTGTAGCGACAATGCGGGCTGACTTTCTGGATCGATTGAGTCCTTATCCGCAGTTAGTCAAAGCTACAGATAAGCATCGTCCATTTATTGCCGAAATGCAACGAGATGAGTTGCGATTAGCGATAGAACAGCCAGCAGCCCAGCGTGGGGTGGTGTTTGAAACGGGATTGGTAGAGGAAATTATTACCAATATCGAGGGACAGGCGGGGTATTTGCCGTTGTTGCAATATACGCTGAATTTACTTTGGGAAACAGAAGTTAATCTGAATGCTATTAGCGATCGCACACTCAATATCAATACCTATCGCCAGTTGGGTGGTGTCAGAGGCGCACTCCATCAACGAGTTGAGGCAATATACAACAATTTCACAGCAGAACAACAACTGTGTGTGCAACGCATATTCTTAAAGTTAGTCGAAATTGGCGGGGATGAAGAGTCAGGAACCGACTGGAAACCAGTCCGCAAAAGGGCAATGCGATCTGAGTTTAGCCCAGAAGAAGCAGCAGTATTGACACAATTGATCGACCAAAGCCTGTTGGTAAGTAACTATCAGCCAGAGGCTGACATCTCCACTCTAGAGATTGCCCATGAAGCCTTGCTGACTTCTTGGACAAGGTTACATGAATGGATCGGTGCAAATCGTCAAGCGATCGCCCTCCGTAATCGTTTAAATGAAGATGTCCTCAGATGGCAAAATACGAAAGCAGATGATGAACTGTGGAGTGGATCAAGACTAGAACAAACCCTGGAACTGAGACGGAATGAAGCATTTAACTCCGTTTTGGGTGGGTTTAGTGAAGCTGCGAATCAGTTTATTAATGCTAGTTCAGGACGACGCGATCGCCAACGCCGCAAAACCATCATTGGCTTATCTGCTTTTTCTACTGTGGCATTAGCCTTAGCGACTTTCTCCACCGTTCAATATCAAAGAGCCGAAAGCAGACAAATTACCGCCTTGCGGCAAACCTCAGAGGCTCGTTTTGCTAATAACAGACATACATTTGATGCTCTCATAGATGGCTTAGAGGCGAGCGATCGCTACCAATCACTATTTTTGGGCAAAAATCCCCAAACGCAAGCCGATGTGCAAGCAACCCTAGCAGAAGCCGTCTACTGGACGCGAGAACGCGATCGTCTGCAAGCACATGAGAAAATTGTTCAAAGCGTCATTTTTAGTCCAGACGGTCAAATTCTGGCTACAGCTAGTTACGACAAAACAATCAAACTCTGGCGAACAGATGGCAGTCTGATCAACACTCTACCAGGGCATACCAAACCCGTAACGAGTGTAAAATTCAGTCCCAATGGGCAGATCCTAGCCTCCGCTAGTCAAGATGGTACCGTTATACTTTGGCATCGTGATGGTAAGTATATCAGGACAATCCCAGCCCACAACAGCACAGTTTATAGCGTTAGTTTCAGTCCCGATGGCAAGACAATTGCCACTAGCAGCAAAGATAAAACAGCGAAACTTTGGCAATTAGACGGTAAGTTACTCCAGACATTCAAAGGACATAGTGCAAGAGTCAGGCAAGCGATTTTTATTGCTCAAGATAGAATTATCACCATCAGCGACGACACAAAAATTCGCCTCTGGGGAAAAAATGACAAGCCGATCAAAGAATGGACTGGACATAATAACGCGATTATGAGCGCAGATTTCAGTCCCAAAAGCGGCATCTTGGCAACAGCTAGCTCCGATCAAACAGTCAAACTGTGGGGAAAAGAAGGACAACCGCCCAAAATCCTACCGCATTCAGAACCAGTAAATAGCGTCAGTTTTCATCCAGATGGAGAAACCATTGCTTCTGGTAGTTTTAATGGCACTGTCAAACTCTGGCGGAAAGACGGTACACTCATTGACACCTGGGCAAGTCATGAAGGACAAATTCCCAGCCTCAACTTCAGTCCCGATGGTAAGCTGTTAGCGACTGCGAGTAATGACAAAACTATCAAGCTCTGGCAAGTAAATCGCAGCTTGTTGACTGTTCTGGTGGGACATCAAGGTGCAGCGACGAGTCCCAGGTTTAGCCCAGATAATAGTCAGCAAGTAGTTAGTGTCGGCGAAGATGGCATGATTCGGTTGTGGAGTCTCAAAGGTAAACTACTTTCCACTTGGCCGAGTCAACAAAAGAGTGCGTATGGAGTTGGCTTCAGCCCCGATGGGCGAACAATAGCCACTGGTGGTACTGACGCAACCATCAAACTCTGGAGTCGAGACGGGAAATTTCAGCAAATACTGCAAGGACATACACGTAGCGTCAATACTGTGATTTTCAGTCGAGATATCATTGCTTCTGCTAGTGACGATGGCACAGCTAAACTGTGGAGTCTCGACGGGAAGGAACTTCATACTCTTAAAGGACATAATGGCAGAGTTTTAAATGTCAATTTCAGCCCAGATGGTAAAACTATTGCTACTACAGGTGACGATGGTACAGTCAAGCTGTGGCGTTTAGATGGCACTGAAATCAGAACAATTCCCGCACACAAAAATTCAGTTTGGAGTGTAGGTTTCAGCCCAGATGGCAAAACAATTGCTACTGCTAGTAGTGACAAAACCATCAAAATTTGGAGTTTAGCAGGTAACTTAATCAAAACTCTGAATGAACATAATGCATCAGTACTTGATGTTAGCTTCAGCCCGGATGGCAAAAAAATTGCTACTGCTAGTAGCGACAAAACCATCAAAATTTGGCAACCAGATGGCAAATTAATTACAACTTTAATGGGGCATAAATCGGAAGTCAATGCCGTGAGTTTTAGCCGTGATAGTAAATTATTAGCTTCTAGCAGTGCCGATGGCATCGTCTTGCTATGGGATGTCTCAGATATGAGTTTTACAGGATTCATAGCCAAAGGATGTAATCAAATACATGATTACTTAAAATCCCATCATTCATGTAAGTAA
- the miaB gene encoding tRNA (N6-isopentenyl adenosine(37)-C2)-methylthiotransferase MiaB: MTTSQRRYHITTFGCQMNKADSERMAGILEDMGFEFSEDPNNADLILYNTCTIRDNAQHKVYSYLGRQAKRKHEQPNLKLILAGCVAQQEGESLLRRVPELDLVMGPQHANRLKDLLESVLEGNQVVATEAVHIMEDITQPRRDSSVTAWVNVIYGCNERCTYCVVPNVRGVEQSRTPAAIRAEIEALGQQGYKEITLLGQNIDAYGRDLPGATPEGRHLHTLTDLLYYIHDVPGIERIRFATSHPRYFTERLIKACAELPKVCEHFHIPFQSGDNELLKAMARGYTHEKYRRIIDTIRRYMPDASISADAIVGFPGETEAQFENTLKLTADIGFDMLNTAAYSPRPGTPAALWDNQLSEEVKSDRLQRLNHLVNVKVAERSQRYFGRIEEVLVEDQNPKDKTQVMGRTRGNRLTFFTGDINQIKGQVVKVKITEVRPFSLTGEPVEVRQAMPV; this comes from the coding sequence ATGACCACTTCTCAACGCCGCTATCACATCACTACTTTCGGTTGCCAGATGAATAAAGCCGACTCAGAACGCATGGCTGGCATCTTAGAAGACATGGGCTTTGAATTTTCAGAAGATCCCAATAATGCAGATTTGATTCTCTACAATACCTGCACAATTCGGGATAATGCCCAGCATAAGGTATATTCCTACCTAGGCAGACAGGCGAAGCGCAAACATGAACAACCTAATTTAAAATTAATCCTAGCTGGTTGCGTTGCCCAACAGGAAGGGGAAAGCCTATTACGGCGTGTGCCAGAATTAGATTTGGTGATGGGGCCACAACACGCCAACCGTCTTAAAGATTTGCTGGAATCAGTTTTGGAGGGCAACCAAGTTGTCGCCACAGAAGCAGTTCACATCATGGAAGACATCACCCAACCGCGCCGCGACAGCAGCGTTACCGCTTGGGTGAATGTGATTTATGGCTGTAACGAACGCTGCACCTATTGCGTAGTTCCTAATGTGCGTGGTGTGGAACAATCCCGCACACCGGCAGCTATTCGCGCCGAAATAGAAGCATTGGGACAGCAAGGTTATAAGGAAATTACCTTGCTTGGTCAAAATATTGACGCTTATGGACGTGATTTACCAGGGGCGACACCAGAAGGGCGACATCTGCACACCCTGACAGATTTACTCTATTACATCCATGATGTGCCAGGAATTGAAAGGATACGTTTTGCTACTAGCCATCCCCGTTATTTTACGGAACGCCTAATTAAGGCTTGTGCCGAGTTACCCAAGGTGTGCGAACACTTCCACATTCCCTTTCAATCTGGAGACAACGAACTTTTGAAAGCTATGGCGCGGGGTTATACCCACGAAAAATATCGCCGGATTATCGACACAATTCGCCGCTATATGCCAGATGCGTCGATTAGTGCGGATGCGATCGTCGGGTTTCCTGGGGAGACAGAAGCACAGTTTGAGAATACCCTCAAACTCACAGCAGACATCGGTTTTGATATGTTGAATACGGCAGCATATTCACCCCGTCCGGGAACACCAGCGGCTTTGTGGGACAATCAGTTGAGTGAGGAAGTAAAGAGCGATCGCCTACAAAGATTAAACCATTTAGTCAACGTCAAAGTCGCCGAGCGATCGCAGCGTTATTTTGGCCGCATTGAAGAAGTCTTAGTAGAAGACCAAAACCCCAAAGATAAAACCCAAGTCATGGGACGCACGCGGGGTAATCGTCTCACCTTCTTCACTGGCGATATTAATCAAATAAAAGGGCAGGTGGTAAAGGTGAAAATCACCGAAGTTCGTCCTTTTAGTTTGACTGGGGAACCCGTGGAGGTGCGGCAAGCCATGCCAGTTTAA